In the genome of Actinomycetota bacterium, the window GGGTCGTTACCGCTCCTCGGACTGCTACTGTTACGTCTACTCCATGGCCAGGGAGGGAGACGAATACCAGACCGGCTTCTCCTTCGACGTGGGGGTGAAGCCCTCCGACCTCGACCTTTCCCGGGTGGCGGAGGAGGCGGCGGAGCGCGCGGTTTGCCTGCTGGGGTCGAGCAGCATGCCCTCGCGGCGCACCACGGTCATCCTCGACAGCTTCGTGGCGGCGGAGTTCCTGGGTATGCTGGCCGCCGCCCTCTCCGCCGAGGCGGTGCTCAAGGGGCGCTCCTTCCTCGCCGGAAAGCTGGGGGAGGCGGTGGCCGATGCCGGGGTCACGGTGATCGACGACGGCCTGCTCCCGGGCGCCCCCTCCACCGCTCCCTTCGACGACGAGGGAGTGCCCTCGCGGCGCAAGGAGCTCATCTCGGGAGGTGTGCTCAAAGGATACCTCCACAACACCTACACCGCCTCGCGCGCCGGGACCGAGAGCACCGGCAACGCCAGCCGGGGGAGCTTCCGCGACCGGCCGAGGGTGGGGGCAAGCAACCTCTTCCTCCAACCCGGCAGGGGGGGCAGGGAGGAGATCATGCGCGAGGTCGGAGAGGGGGTGCTGGTACTGCAGGTGGTGGGAGCGCACGCGGGCGCCAACCCCGTCTCGGGAGAGATATCCTTGGGAGCGGTGGGTCTGCTGGTAAAAAGAGGCAGCCCGCAGCAGCCCCTGCGCGAGATCACCTTGGCCGGGAAGGCGCTGGAGTTCCTGGCCCACACGGTGGCGGTGGGCGAGGACTTGCGCTTCCTGCCCTTCGAGGGCAGCCTGGGAGCGCCAACCGTGGCCGTCGAAGGGGTCATGGTCTCGGGCCGCGGGTGATCGCCGCCTCTCAGTAAGGGCGGATGTCCGTGCCCAGGGGGATGGTGGCGGTGCCCAGCGCCAGGCTCCAGCGCGAGAGGCGGTCCCAGGGGCGCATGGCGATGAAGGGCAGCAACCAGATGAAGTACCAGGGCATGTAGTAGCTGGTGGTTACGAGGTAGGCCAGGATCACCAGGAAGAAGCATTCCGGAAGGTCCTCCCGGGCGCCGGCGCGGCGCGGCGCGTACCACAGCGCGGCGAGGAAGAGAGGCAGGAGCAGCAGCTTGCTCGCCACGCTCCCCAGGGTATCCGCGGCGCCCGTGGGGATGCGCAAAAGGTGGTGGGACAGAGAGGAGAATGCTTGGGCGAGCAGTCCTCCCACGCTGGAAAAATTGTTCAGCTGCAGGTTGCGCAGGGTGGAGCTGAAGGTGCGGAAACCGACCCAGTAGGGCAGGAAGAAGAGCGCGCACAAGAGGAAGAAGACCGCCAGATGGAGGGCCAGCCCCCGGATTTTCTCCGCCCACCCCCGCCATCTCGTGGCCAGGTGAATGAGGAGGGCGATCACCAGCAGCACGGTGATGTACTTGACCAGCACCGAGAGGCAGATGAAGACGAACCCCGCCCAGTGCCTTCCACCGAGCAGGAAGAGCACCCCCAGCAACACCAAGGTCATCATCATCACGTCGTTGTGGCCTCCTCCCACCCCGATGGCCAGGGCGATGGGGTTCCAGGCGTAGAGCATGGTCCCGAAACGCTGCCGACGCGGCGCCAGCCTTCCCAGAATAAACCAGAGGATGACCACGTTGGCGAGGTGGAAGACGGCCATAGCCCCCTTGAAGGCGAAGATGCCGGCGGTGATACCCGTGCCCGCCACCCGGCTGAGAAGGGTGCTGAAGATGGTGTGCAGCGGGCCGTAGACGATGGCGGTGTTCTTCCAGTTCAGACTGACGTAGGCCATGAGCTGGTCGCCGCTGAAGCGCTGGGGGGTGATGACGTAGGGGTTGTCGTGATAGTGGGCGGCGATCTTGCCGTAGAAGATATTGGAAAAGACGTCTTTGCTCACCAGCGGCGGGATGAAGGTGAGGAGGAGGCAGAGGAAGACGGTGAGGGCCAGGATGGAGAAGAGGCCTTTGCCGCCGCGACGCCGGAAGATGAGCACCGCCCAGGCGTAGGTCGCCAGGAGCATGCAGAGCAGGAGCATGCCCGTCACCGCAAGCTGGAAGTGGGTGGCCCGGCTGATACCCAACAGGTCCAGCAGCTCGCGCAGGTAGTGGTTTCGCTGCACCGCTTCCTGGATGGGGGAGAGTTTCCCGATGGTGCCGTCGGGGGCCAGGGAGACCAGGGCCACGGCGGCGTAGAGGGCCACCGTCGAGAAGACCATGCCCAGGTATCCCACTTCCGAAGTGAGGGAGTCCGCCCACCTCTCCCGCAGCAGCGCACGTGTCGGCGGGGCGGGCAAGGCTCACCCCCCTTTCTCAGCGCGGCGTACGGCCCGCTCTCCTCCCAGGTCGGGCAGGGGAAGAGCTCGCACCAGGCCGTCGGGGGAGGAGGCGTAGACGCGACCGTGCGCGAGGAGGGGCGTGGAGGCGAGGCCCGCGGGGAGGACCAGCACTCCGCGCAGCTCCCCTCCCTCCACGAGGTATCCCAGGCCCCGCCGACTGAAGGCACAGACCAGGCCTTCCAGGTTAAAGACCGACCCCGGCAGGAGCTCGCGGCCGCGGAAGCTCCAGAGCTCTTTCCCCTCCTCAGCGGAGACGGCCGTGAGGGTGTCGCCCCGCGAGCAGGCGAAGAAGACGCCGTCGCCCGCCGGCGCCAACCAGACGAACCCCGGGAGCTTCAGCGACCAGGCCAGCTCCCCGTTTCCCTCGCGGAGGGCGTAGACGCGCCCGTCGATGCTGGCGAAGATCACCTCGCCGGCGGCGAGGAACGGGGAGGAGAAGACGATGTTGGAGGCCTTGAACGACCACAGCTCCCTGCCCGTCGTCCGGTCCAGGGCATAGACCTCCCGTCCGTAGCCCCCCAGGTAGATGGCCTGCGCCCCCACGGCGGGGGCAGAGGGAGTCCAGCTCTCGGAGTCGTGCACCCAGAGAAGGGAGCCGTTGCGCGCGTCAAGGGCATATACGCGGTGCTGGAGGTCGTAGACGGAGTCGTTGTCGGCGGTGACCAGGACCATGCCGTCGCTCACCACCGGACGGGCGAGTATCTCCCCCTGGGCGGCGAAATACCAAAGCAGGGCACCGCTCCTGGAGTCCAAGGCGTAGAGGACATGGTTGGAGGCTCCCACGTACAACACCCCGGACTGCGCGTTGGGAGGGGCCGACACCGGGACACCCAGGTCCAGGCTCCAGGCGGTGGCTCCCGTGGCGGCCTCCACCCCCATGACCCGGCCTCGGGCGGACGCGAGGTAGAGGCGGCCCCCCTCCTCGGCCATGAAGGTCATCCCCTCCACGGGCAGCTCCCAGGCGGGGAGGAGCCGGTAGGGCCTCAGCGCCGCCAGGCCTTCCAGGGCATCCTTGAGGACGCGGCAGGCCTTCGAGCCTAGGGCGTATTCCGGCCCCGCTTCAGGGACGCCGCGTTCCTCAGAGCCGCGCGCGCCCAGGGAGACCTGTACGAGGAAGAACGCCCCCACGAAAGCGAGGGCGAGGAAAACCGCGAGCTTGAGGACCAGCACCGGCATATGGCTGGCTCTGTCTTCCATGGCTTCCATGCCTCCCTCCGGCCGCGCGGACCGGCGGCCCCGGCTTTCCCTATCCTTCGGCCTCCGGAGAGCCCTTCCCTCCCCTCCAGGGGGCAGGCAGACCCTGCGGGCACGGCCCTCCCGCATCCCCCTCCGCCTCACCCCATATTAGAGCCGCGAGCCGTGACGCGGTTCCCGCATTCAGCAGGAACTTGCCGCGCAGCACCTCCCGCCACGGCTCCAGTTCCCGGACGCCGCCGAAGAGACGGCTACCCAGGGCTCCGGCGACCTCCTCCTGGGTCAGGATGACCCTGGTGGGGGGCGGTCCCTCATCGCATTCGGGCACGCGCGCGCGGTAGGCCAGCAGCGCCTCGGAGGAGGTACGCCCGCCTCGCCCGCGCGCGAGCAGGAAATAGGTCACCCACAGGGAGAGGAGGAAGCCGGCCACGGGGCCGGAGATGAACTTCCAGCGCACGTCGAAGGCCACGGTGACCGCGGTGGCCAGGGCCGCACTGGCGAGGAAGACGGGCGCCCAGGCGGTCAACGCCCTGCGCACGGCACGGGGATCCCAGGGGCGGTTGCGGTACAGGAAGGAGAGGATGTCCAGGGGGGTGTTGGAGAGCAGGGCGTCGCCGCCGAGGTCGCTCTCCCCGTAGGGGGCCACCGGGGCCACGGCGAGGAGGGCGCGCGGCTCCCGGGCCTCCTCCAGGCGGCGGCGCAGGCGCAGGGCGGCGTTGGCGCACCAGCCCAGCGCGAGGAAGCTCTCGCCCCTCACCTCCAGGCCCCGTTCCGTCTCGAGGCGGGACAGCATGGCCATCATCTCCTCCTCGCCCGCCCATTTCTCCGCGGTCCCTTCCCCCAGCCCGGAGCGGGGGTGGAGGGAGAGGATGCCTCCCCGCGCGGGGAGGGAGGCGCGGAGCGCCCGCAGCAGCTTTTCTCCTTCCATGCCAGGTTCAACCATTACTACCAGATTCTTCCCATTATCCCCCCAGCTCCCCGTGAGCACCGCCTTTCCCTCGGGGAACTCAAACACCTCCGTTGACAGGCCCTTCCCCTCTCGGCGGCCTCTCCTCGCGAGGCGGCGTAGCGCTTCGGCCAGGGAGGCGATAAGTGCGGTGGCCGCCGCCGCCGCGACGACGCCCAGCGCCAGGCAGACCAGGCTCATCAGCGCTTCTATGTTGCGCACGTTCCGGTGGAGCGGATCGCTGAAATACCATGCGTAGCCGAAGATGATCAGCGCCGCACCCAGGGCATGGTTGAGGTTGGCGCGCACCCGGCCTCCGTAGAGGCTGAGGCCGTGCCAACCCCTGCGCGCCGCCGCGATCTGGATGATGCCCAGGGAGACGAGGAAACAGAAGAGGAAGGTCTCCAGGATGTCCTCGTAAAACACCTCCTGCATGTTCCACCTCTTCCTCAGGGGGATTTGACCCTGTCCCCACGCCGCATCACGAAGCGAGGACGCTTGCCTCTATGCGTGCCGGCGTGTTTGCATGAGCGGCGGTCGCCGGGTCGGCCGCGCGGCGGCGCCTCCCGGGAGGCGCGGGGGGGCTGGCTGCGGCGGAACGGGAACGGCATGCCCTGCCTCATCTCCTCATGCTCGCGGCGGAGCGGAAGATGCTCTCCGCCCCGTTCACCAGGGCCACGAAGGGGCGGCTTAGAAAATCCAGGCGGTGGACTGTCCAGGCGCTGGCGGCGGCGAGGAGGATGCCCGCGAGCACGTCCCCGGGGTAGTGCACGCCGCAGAAGACGCGCGCGAAGGACATGAGCAGCGCGGGGGGCAGGAACCACCACCCGAAGCGGTGGTCCGAGAACCAGGCGGAGAAGAAGAAGGTGAAGCAAGCGGTGGCGGGGTTGCTGGGAAAAGACCAGTCCGTGGGACGGTAGAAGAGGAGGTTCACCGGATGGTCGACGAAGGGACGCGGTCGGTGAACCAGGGTGATGGCGAGCTGGAGGAGGGCCGAGGAGACGGCGATGGCCACGAACACGCGCACCACCGCGGCGAGGTTATCGCGGTCATGGCGCCGCCCGCGCCCGTGCAGGGCCATGACCAGCACCAGGAAGCCCAGGGTGAAGGGCACCAGGTGGTCGTTGCAGAAGGCCTGCATGGACGAGTCCAGCAGGCTGTTCCTTCCCGCCAGCCCGTTTATCCAGGTGAAGACGGTATAATCCAGGTCGAGGAGCCAGTGCAAGCGTACCTCCCGGCGTCACCGCCCCTCCCGCGGGGCTGGAGTCATTATACACGCTGCGGGGGCGGCGTAGACCTCCCGCGCCTCGCTGCGGGCGGCGCTCGGGGCGGGCCGGGGCTCCGGGAGGGCACGGAAGCCGCGGGCTTGAGAACACGTGCCGCGCGGACGCCGGCAGCCCTGCGGTAGGTCTCAGCCCCGCGGGCTCCGGCGGGAGGAAAACGGCGCCGGCTTGAGAAGAAGTATAGGCGGGACGGAAAGTGATGACGGCAGGGCGGGAGGCGGTGAGCAGGGACAGGCGTTTCGGAAGATGGCTGGGCGCGGCGATGCTGGGGACCGCCTTGGCGGCCGCGGCGGTATGTGCCGTGCTGCTCATCGATCCCTGGGGCTGGTTCAACGCCTCGCCGGAGGCGGCGGTCGAGGCCGGGTCCTTTCCCGGGGTCGAGGCTCCACCCCTGCTTCCGCCCGCCGAGCCCGTCTCCCCCTCCCCCTTCAACGTCCTCATCCTGGGCCTGGACCACGGCGCAGGACGGCCGCAGCAGGGCAACGAGCGCAGCGACGTGATGATGGTGGCGCACGTGGACGAGTCCAAGGGCAGGGCGTGCCTCCTCTCCATCCCCCGCGACAGCTACGTCCCCGTGCCGGGGCACGGCACCAGGAAGATAAACGAGGCCTATCCCCTTGGCGGCCCCGAACTGGCGGTGGAGACGGTTGAGCTGCTCACGGGCTTGGAGATCCGCAACTACGTGGTCATGGACTTCGACGAGTTCGCCTGGCTTGTGGACCTCTTCGGGGGGGTCCGCGTCACCCTGGAGAAGCCGATAATGGACCCCAAGCTGGGCATCATACCCGCCGGGAGCCAGCTGCTGGACGGCGAGCACGCCCTGATCATGGCCAGGTCAAGGGATTATCCGGAGGGGGATCTGGAGCGCGCGCGCCAGCAGCAACGGCTGATAACCCAGGCCCTTTACAAGGGCAAGGATCTTGCCGGCAGCCCGGGGGCGGCGTGGTTCCTCTCCGTGGCCCTGGAGCGCCTGGAGACCGACCTCACCCGCGACGAGGTCATACGCCTGGCACGGGAGTTCGCGGCCTTCCCCGTGGTGGACGTGCAGGGAGGCCTGCTGCCCGGCCGCAACGGCGCCGCGGGGGGCGCGAGCGTGTACTTCGTGGACCGGGAGGCCACGCGCGAGCTGGTCTACTCCCTGGAGAGCGCGTGCTCCATCCCGCCGCAGTACCGCTGAGGTGCGAGATGAGGATAAAGCTTGACCTCCACGTGCACACCGTTTATTCCTTCGACGGCACCATCGACCCGGATGGCTTGCGGGCGGCGTGCCGCGAGCGGGGGCTGGCGGGGGCGGCGGTGACCGACCACGATTCGCTGCGTGGGGGCCTGGAGTTCGCCGCCGCGCTGCCCGACCTGCTGATCATCCCGGGGTCGGAGATCCGGAGCGCGGAGGGGGAGATAATCGGCCTCTTCCTGCGCGAGGACGTCCCGTCCGGGCTCTCCGCCGAGGAGACCATGCACAGGATACACCGTCAGGGAGGGGTGGTGGTCATCCCCCATCCCTTCGACCTGGTGAAGCTGAAGCGGATGACCGCCCGCCGCCTCCTGGAGATGCGGGGCGAGATAGACGCCCTTGAGGGCATGAACGGCAAGCCGCGCTGGTGGCTCGCCAACTCCGCCGCACGCCGCTTCGCCGCGGAGCACTGCTTCCCGGTCACGGGAGGGAGCGACGCCCATATAGCCGCCCATGTGGGCGCGGTGTACACCGAGATGGAGGAATTTACCACTCCGGAGGGTTTCCTGGCCTCCCTGCGGGAGGCCGAGCCCGGAGGCGGGCGATACAGCCCGTGGTCCTCGCAGCTGGAGCGCTGGCGAGCCAGGACGCGGCGGAGATTGCCCTGAGGGGTGCGGGAGGCGTAACCGTCCGAGCACGCGCAGGATCTTGTCCCCGGGAGGCTGACCGGTTTGCCGTCCCCTTTTCTTTTCTGTCAACGTTGCATGCGCACGGGGGCGGCCCCGGTGAAGGGCGATTCATCCCGGGCAGAACGCCTACCGCGTGGCGGCACTCCGCCCGGCGCCGCGCCGCTAGTCGAAGAATCCCTCCGGGGGCTCGAGGTCCGGGGGCATCCCGGGCTCTCCGGGCTCCAGGGGGGGCAACGGCTCCAGGCGGTCCTCCAGCCTGGGTATCTTTACGCCGCCCGGGGGCGATTCGGTGGGCAGGTCCAGGGGAGGTATCTCCAGGGGGGGAACGGGCTTGACGGGCTCTGGGCGGAAAGCCGGTCCTTCCTGGGCGAAGGGCTGTGCCGGTGCCGCCGCCTGCGGTGCGGCCTGGACCCCGGGCTCGGGGCGCTCCTCGAAGAACGGGGCCGGCTCGGGCATGGAGGGAGGGACCGCCTCCGCCGGTGCCCCCGCCTGCGGTGCGGCCTTGACCCCGGGCTCGGGGCGCTCCTCGAAGAACGGGGCCGGCTCGGGCATGGAGGGAGGGACCGCCTCCGCCGGTGCCGCCTTGGCCGCTTTCCGGGCCGCCTTCTCCTCCTCGCGCCTGCGCTTGGCCTCCTCCTTCTGCAGGCGCGCCAGCTCCTTCTTGCTCAGGGGGGCCTCCGCCAGGGGAGCCGCCTCCTCCGCCGGTGCCGCCTTGGCCGCTTTCCGGGCCGCCTTCTCCTCCTCGCGCCTGCGCTTGGCCTCCTCCTTCTGCAGGCGCGCCAGCTCCTTCTTGCTCAGGGGGGCCTCCGCCAGGGGAGCCGCCTCCTCCGCCGGTGCCGCCTTGGCCGCTTTCCGGGCCGCCTTCTCCTCCTCGCGCCTGCGCTTGGCCTCCTCCTTCTGCAGGCGCGCCAGCTCCTTCTTGCTCAGGGGGGCTTCCACCGGTGCCGCGGGGATGAAGGCCTCCGGTGGCGCCTCGCCCGGAGGGGCCGGCGGTACAGGAGGCGGGGCGAATTCCGGATGAGGAGCGGGGGCTGCCGCGGGGGACGGCCGGGCTTCCGTAGCCGCGGTCGTGACCCCCTCGCCGGGACCGAAGGTTGCCGCCTCCTCTTTCTCCCACAGCGACTCCGCCGCCCCCATTTCGAAGGCCGGCCTCGCCACCGGTGCCGGCGGCGGCTCCTCCTTTCCCCGTCTCTTCTTTCTCAGGGACACCCTGGCCTCCGCTTTCTGCCGCTCCTTGGCCAGGCGCAGGGAGGCGCTTCCCAACCCTGCGGAGAGCTCCTCCACCTTGCTACGGTAGCAGTTCAGGCAAAGGTGTATCTGGTTGGTCTCCGACGCGCAGAGCGGGCAGATGGGCGTCTCACATTGTACGCAGGTGGTGATGGCATTGTTACCCGCGTGGAACGGACACTCCATTATGGCCACCTCCCAGCCATCTGTTCAAGGTCGCTTCCAATATTACTTCTAGGACAGGACCGCAATCCCTTCGGCGCCGCTTCCCCTCTGCTTCCAGTATATATCCATCCCGCCGGCGCACGCACACGGGCGGCGGCACCGATCCCGTCGCGCCTCCCGTAGGAGGCCAGTAAGGTTATCGGCAGCTGGAGAGGCCTTTTTAAGGCGGCTTCGCCGGCCCGCACGCGGCTGATATAATCGCAGGCATGGGAGGGGAACCGCCCCGCCAGTGGAAGGAGCCCGCTGCGATGGTCCTGAGCGCGGAAGGGAAAAAGGTCTTCGGGCGTTTCTGTCTCATCGCCCTGGGGATACCCGCCGTGCTCTTCGCCTTCTGCGCCGTGCTGCACCTCACGCCCTGGGCGGTGGAGAGGACGGGTGCGGCCGCGGCGACCCTCAACCTGGCGGCGGGATGCCTGGCGGCGGGAGGGCTGTCGGCCTGGGCTTTCTTCTCCCTTTACCTGTACGGGCGCTTATGGAAACTATTTCCTTATATCGGCGAGAGGGAGAAGGGGTGGTCCTACGCGGAGGGCGTCTTCGGGCTCACCGGGGTGGGGACCAGCATGTCCTCCGTGCTGGGGCTGTTCTACTATCTCTTCAGCGGTGATCTCGGGCGCGCCGCCATCCTTTTCGTGCTTTCATACGCCCTGGCGGGACTGGAGGCGGCGAGGTTCCCGACCCGCATCGCCGATGTCGAGGATGCGATAGCGGGGAAATAAAGGCCGTCGCGGGCGTCTGGCCTCGTCCTCACAGCGATGGGGGTTGATGACGGTGGGAGTCCTGCGCCGTTTCGAGAAACGTCTGGAGAAAGCGTTCGAGGGCCCCTTCACGCGGGCCTTCAAGGGCGGGGTGCACCCCCTGGAGATAGCCCGACGCCTGGCGCGGGAGATGGATGACGGCAGGGCGATCGGGGTCAGCGAGACCCTTGCTCCCAACCGCTTCCAGGTGAGCCTGAGCCCGGCGGACCACGAACGCCTGGCGGGAGCCCTGGAGGAGGTGAGGGGGGAGTTGGAGACCCTTCTCATCTCCTATGCCAACGAGCGCGCCTACCATCTCGTCACCCGCCCGCGCGTGGACCTCGTCGCCGACGCCTCGCTGCGCGAGGGGGAGTTCACCGTATCCTCCCGGCTGGAGGAAGGGAGGGGGGAGCGGCGGGCCGCGAGCCCCGCGGCTTACCGGCCCCCGGAATACGAAGAAGGACGGCTGGGGGTCCTCACGGTGCTGAGCGGGGAGCAGGCCGGACTGCGCTTTTTCCTGAAGGCGGAAAAGATACGCGTGGGGCGGGCGGAGGGCAACGACCTCCGGCTGCCCGATCCGCGCGCTTCCCGTTTCCACGCCGAGATAGAGCGCATCCCGGAAGGATACGTCGTGCGGGACCTGGGGAGCACCAACGGTACCCTGGTGGGAGGGCGCCGCGTGGCGGAGAGGCTGCTGGAGGAAGGGGACGTGTTGACGGTGGGAGGGACGGAGATGCGCTTCGACCTCGTCGCCGACGGATAGGGAGGATGACGGGAGAGAACCGCGCCACGCCGCCTCGCCGCCGGTGGGGCGCTTGCCGGGCGCGAGGTGAAGGGAAGGAGCGGGCGTGCCGGAGATCGTCTATGTGACCTTGAGATACGTCTTCCTGGGGCTGCTCTATGCCTTCCTCGCCCTGGTGGCCAGGCTGATCTACCGCGAGCTCAAGCCGGCACCGGCGAAGGACGCGGTGCGGGCGGCCGCAAGGCCCAGGAAGACGGGGCGCCGGGCCAGACTGGTGCTGGTGGGAGAAACGCCTTTCCGCAGGCAGGGCAACTGGGAGGTGCGGGAGGAGACGGTCATCGGGCGCGCGCCTGAATGCGCCGTCTGCGTGGAGGACGAGTTCGCGTCCAACCAGCACGCCCGGGTCTATCGTACCGGGGAGGGGTATTTCGTCGAGGACCTCGGCAGCACCAATGGAACCTACGTCAACGGACGGCGCATCAACTATCCCATCGGGTTGCGGTACGGCGACCGTATAAGGGTGGGGCGCACGGTGCTCGAGTTCAGGAGGTAGGAGTTGCGATACGCCGCCCTCACGGACACCGGCAGGGTGAGGGAGAACAACGAGGACAGCTACCATGCCGACGGGCGGCTGTTCATCGTCGCGGACGGTATGGGGGGACACCAGGGCGGCGAGGTGGCCAGCGCGGTGGCCATACGGAGCTTCCTCGCCTTCGAGGAGGCGAACCGGCGCCTGCCGCCTCTGAGGCGGCTGCGCGAAGGTATCGCCGCGGCCGACCGGGCCGTGCTGGAGATGGCGGGAGGGAACCCTGAGCTCGCGGGCATGGGGACGACCTTCACCGCCGTGCTGGTGGAGGGCGGGGTTTTCCTGGGTCACGTGGGGGACAGCCGCGCCTATATCTGGAGGGATGGCGAGCTGCGCCTCATGACCAGGGACCACTCCCTGGTGGAGCGCATGGTGCGCGAGGGCCGCATCTCGCGGCGCGAGGCGCGCACGCATCCCCAGAGGAACATCATCCTGCGTGCGCTGGGCATCAGAGGGGGAACCGAGGCGGACTTGGACGAGGTGGAGGCCCGTCCCGGCGACCGCCTGCTCCTGTGCAGCGACGGTCTTACCGCCTGCCTGGAGGACGGCGAGATCGAGGTCCTGCTGTCCGGAGAGGAGGACCTGTCCCTCTGCTGCCGTGCCCTGGTCGACGCGGCCAACCGGCGGGGGGGGCCGGACAACATCACCGTGGTGCTCGCCGAACTCGGTGACGAGGTGGGGGGAGCGGAGGAGGGCCGCCGGGGCATCTTCGGGCGCTGGAGGGCCAGGGCATGAGCCCGCGCTGGAAGGAAGCCTCCCTTCTCGCGGTGGCCGCGGCCGTTCCCTTCCTGGGTTGGGTGTCCATGGATCTCGCCCGGGAGGGGCGGGTGGTGGCATCGGGTGCCCTCTACCCGCTGCTGCTGGCGGGGATGTTCCTCCTCGCCCACCTGGCTCTGCGTTTCTTCCGGCCGGCGGCCGACCCCGTGCTCTTTCCCCTGGCCGCGGCGCTCTCCTCGCTGGGCGTGGTCATCTTGCTGCGGCTGAACCCCCACATGGCGCGGCTGCAGGTGATCTGGCTGGGGATCGGGCTCGCGGGCATGGCGGTCCTGGCGGCGGCCCTGAAGGATCACCGCGTCCTGGAACGCTACCGCTATACCCTGGCGGTCATCGGCCTGGCGCTGCTCCTCTCCACCGTGTTCATAGGGCGCGAGGTGAACGGGGCGAGGCTCTGGCTGGTCTTCGGCCCCCTGCGCTTCCAGCCCTCTGAGCTGGCCAAGGTCCTGCTGGCGGTGTTCTTCGCGGCCTACCTGGCGGAGCGCAGGGAACTCATCGTGGGCGCAGGGCGGAGGTTTCTCGGCGTCAACCTGCCGCGACCGCGCGACCTGGGGCCCCTGCTCACCATGTGGGCCCTTTCGCTGCTGCTCCTCATCTTCCAGAGGGACCTGGGTTCCTCCCTCCTCTTTTTCGGCATCTTTCTGGCGGTGCTCTACGCGGCCACCTCCCGCGCTTCCTTCGTGGTGGTGGGGCTGCTGCTCTTCCTGGCCGGCGCGGTGGCCACCTCCTTCGCCTTCTCCCACGTGCG includes:
- a CDS encoding TldD/PmbA family protein, which produces MERGEGLLDLAREWVERGRALAGAGVELEVFAQEHRGLTVKAFGGEVEGLRYSHSRGVGVRALRGGRLGYSYCTGLGWEEVKRAVEEAVANSLYGTPDEHNLLPGPAAYTREDLGIHHPEVEETDSARKVEMALELERLTLAADRRVAQVETAVYADGVAEVAVASTAGVEGRYRSSDCYCYVYSMAREGDEYQTGFSFDVGVKPSDLDLSRVAEEAAERAVCLLGSSSMPSRRTTVILDSFVAAEFLGMLAAALSAEAVLKGRSFLAGKLGEAVADAGVTVIDDGLLPGAPSTAPFDDEGVPSRRKELISGGVLKGYLHNTYTASRAGTESTGNASRGSFRDRPRVGASNLFLQPGRGGREEIMREVGEGVLVLQVVGAHAGANPVSGEISLGAVGLLVKRGSPQQPLREITLAGKALEFLAHTVAVGEDLRFLPFEGSLGAPTVAVEGVMVSGRG
- a CDS encoding DUF2029 domain-containing protein, whose amino-acid sequence is MPAPPTRALLRERWADSLTSEVGYLGMVFSTVALYAAVALVSLAPDGTIGKLSPIQEAVQRNHYLRELLDLLGISRATHFQLAVTGMLLLCMLLATYAWAVLIFRRRGGKGLFSILALTVFLCLLLTFIPPLVSKDVFSNIFYGKIAAHYHDNPYVITPQRFSGDQLMAYVSLNWKNTAIVYGPLHTIFSTLLSRVAGTGITAGIFAFKGAMAVFHLANVVILWFILGRLAPRRQRFGTMLYAWNPIALAIGVGGGHNDVMMMTLVLLGVLFLLGGRHWAGFVFICLSVLVKYITVLLVIALLIHLATRWRGWAEKIRGLALHLAVFFLLCALFFLPYWVGFRTFSSTLRNLQLNNFSSVGGLLAQAFSSLSHHLLRIPTGAADTLGSVASKLLLLPLFLAALWYAPRRAGAREDLPECFFLVILAYLVTTSYYMPWYFIWLLPFIAMRPWDRLSRWSLALGTATIPLGTDIRPY
- a CDS encoding PQQ-binding-like beta-propeller repeat protein, with translation MEDRASHMPVLVLKLAVFLALAFVGAFFLVQVSLGARGSEERGVPEAGPEYALGSKACRVLKDALEGLAALRPYRLLPAWELPVEGMTFMAEEGGRLYLASARGRVMGVEAATGATAWSLDLGVPVSAPPNAQSGVLYVGASNHVLYALDSRSGALLWYFAAQGEILARPVVSDGMVLVTADNDSVYDLQHRVYALDARNGSLLWVHDSESWTPSAPAVGAQAIYLGGYGREVYALDRTTGRELWSFKASNIVFSSPFLAAGEVIFASIDGRVYALREGNGELAWSLKLPGFVWLAPAGDGVFFACSRGDTLTAVSAEEGKELWSFRGRELLPGSVFNLEGLVCAFSRRGLGYLVEGGELRGVLVLPAGLASTPLLAHGRVYASSPDGLVRALPLPDLGGERAVRRAEKGG
- a CDS encoding phosphatase PAP2 family protein, which produces MHWLLDLDYTVFTWINGLAGRNSLLDSSMQAFCNDHLVPFTLGFLVLVMALHGRGRRHDRDNLAAVVRVFVAIAVSSALLQLAITLVHRPRPFVDHPVNLLFYRPTDWSFPSNPATACFTFFFSAWFSDHRFGWWFLPPALLMSFARVFCGVHYPGDVLAGILLAAASAWTVHRLDFLSRPFVALVNGAESIFRSAASMRR
- a CDS encoding LCP family protein codes for the protein MTAGREAVSRDRRFGRWLGAAMLGTALAAAAVCAVLLIDPWGWFNASPEAAVEAGSFPGVEAPPLLPPAEPVSPSPFNVLILGLDHGAGRPQQGNERSDVMMVAHVDESKGRACLLSIPRDSYVPVPGHGTRKINEAYPLGGPELAVETVELLTGLEIRNYVVMDFDEFAWLVDLFGGVRVTLEKPIMDPKLGIIPAGSQLLDGEHALIMARSRDYPEGDLERARQQQRLITQALYKGKDLAGSPGAAWFLSVALERLETDLTRDEVIRLAREFAAFPVVDVQGGLLPGRNGAAGGASVYFVDREATRELVYSLESACSIPPQYR
- a CDS encoding PHP domain-containing protein; its protein translation is MRIKLDLHVHTVYSFDGTIDPDGLRAACRERGLAGAAVTDHDSLRGGLEFAAALPDLLIIPGSEIRSAEGEIIGLFLREDVPSGLSAEETMHRIHRQGGVVVIPHPFDLVKLKRMTARRLLEMRGEIDALEGMNGKPRWWLANSAARRFAAEHCFPVTGGSDAHIAAHVGAVYTEMEEFTTPEGFLASLREAEPGGGRYSPWSSQLERWRARTRRRLP
- a CDS encoding B-box zinc finger protein; translated protein: MECPFHAGNNAITTCVQCETPICPLCASETNQIHLCLNCYRSKVEELSAGLGSASLRLAKERQKAEARVSLRKKRRGKEEPPPAPVARPAFEMGAAESLWEKEEAATFGPGEGVTTAATEARPSPAAAPAPHPEFAPPPVPPAPPGEAPPEAFIPAAPVEAPLSKKELARLQKEEAKRRREEEKAARKAAKAAPAEEAAPLAEAPLSKKELARLQKEEAKRRREEEKAARKAAKAAPAEEAAPLAEAPLSKKELARLQKEEAKRRREEEKAARKAAKAAPAEAVPPSMPEPAPFFEERPEPGVKAAPQAGAPAEAVPPSMPEPAPFFEERPEPGVQAAPQAAAPAQPFAQEGPAFRPEPVKPVPPLEIPPLDLPTESPPGGVKIPRLEDRLEPLPPLEPGEPGMPPDLEPPEGFFD
- a CDS encoding DUF3662 and FHA domain-containing protein; protein product: MTVGVLRRFEKRLEKAFEGPFTRAFKGGVHPLEIARRLAREMDDGRAIGVSETLAPNRFQVSLSPADHERLAGALEEVRGELETLLISYANERAYHLVTRPRVDLVADASLREGEFTVSSRLEEGRGERRAASPAAYRPPEYEEGRLGVLTVLSGEQAGLRFFLKAEKIRVGRAEGNDLRLPDPRASRFHAEIERIPEGYVVRDLGSTNGTLVGGRRVAERLLEEGDVLTVGGTEMRFDLVADG
- a CDS encoding FHA domain-containing protein, translated to MPEIVYVTLRYVFLGLLYAFLALVARLIYRELKPAPAKDAVRAAARPRKTGRRARLVLVGETPFRRQGNWEVREETVIGRAPECAVCVEDEFASNQHARVYRTGEGYFVEDLGSTNGTYVNGRRINYPIGLRYGDRIRVGRTVLEFRR